A genomic window from Daphnia magna isolate NIES unplaced genomic scaffold, ASM2063170v1.1 Dm_contigs173, whole genome shotgun sequence includes:
- the LOC123467335 gene encoding uncharacterized protein LOC123467335 — protein sequence MPDNFYSDNLIDSFETEDEAIKFSMAVRQSLEAGGFSLTAFASSAPRVLESIPLHERSASVLDLNVDALPVEYHLGIELNLTTDSYSVRVKTMPQVSTRREMLAAMSLTFDPLGICLPVIAGAKLLFQLTNRLERNARGWDQPLPADLLEKWNVWADGLAKLSFPNVSRCFRPADLPFLGSVPRLIVFADASSVAFGAVAYLRTQLNNKVHVSFVMAKGRSASLRPTTIPRMELQAAVLAVRLSALIKKELRIPIASVEYHTDSQIVLWQLRSDDHGRPSFVRARREEILAHLALNDWHFVRSSDNPADECTRGVTPKDFGPGCRWITGPSFLMDPSYVAEPFDHRATKPSEKEDDETLTISIEHLDVAPYCCHPKAAAVSKLISHATELSILKREVAQLVRHDPATQAEPTVGELAEALRVCLLVSQSEVFVRECKALLNGTEIPRNSVLRRVGPYIDPDCGLMKVDGRLEHAELPARTRHPTIIAPNHPMTRLIIEDCHQKVRHSGVEHTLSILREQYYLPRVAGPSVGH from the coding sequence ATGCCAGACAACTTCTACTCAGACAATCTTATCGACTCCTTCGAAACAGAGGATGAGGCGATTAAATTCAGCATGGCGGTAAGGCAATCCCTCGAAGCTGGTGGATTCAGTTTGACGGCATTTGCTTCGTCTGCTCCGCGAGTGCTCGAAAGCATTCCCTTGCATGAAAGGTCAGCTAGCGTTTTAGACCTCAACGTGGACGCCTTGCCGGTAGAATACCATCTAGGAATCGAGCTAAATCTAACAACAGATTCGTACAGTGTCAGGGTCAAAACGATGCCCCAAGTGTCCACTAGAAGAGAAATGCTAGCTGCCATGTCGCTGACGTTCGACCCGCTTGGGATCTGTCTCCCGGTTATCGCTGGGGCTAAATTACTGTTTCAGCTTACAAACAGATTGGAGAGAAACGCTCGCGGGTGGGACCAGCCTTTGCCAGCAGACCTGCTGGAAAAGTGGAATGTTTGGGCAGATGGGTTGGCCAAGCTATCGTTCCCTAATGTGAGCAGATGTTTCCGCCCCGCCGATTTACCATTTTTGGGCTCTGTACCTCGGCTGATCGTGTTTGCTGACGCGTCATCAGTCGCGTTTGGAGCGGTCGCCTACCTCCGCACACAATTGAATAACAAGGTCCATGTAAGTTTCGTGATGGCAAAAGGTCGTTCAGCATCATTGAGGCCAACGACAATTCCGCGGATGGAGTTACAGGCGGCTGTACTGGCCGTGCGCTTGTCAGcactaataaaaaaagaactccGCATCCCAATTGCTTCTGTTGAATATCACACCGACTCTCAGATCGTTTTATGGCAGCTGCGATCCGATGACCATGGACGTCCGTCATTCGTGCGCGCAAGAAGAGAGGAGATCCTCGCCCACTTGGCACTCAACGACTGGCATTTCGTTCGTAGTAGCGATAACCCGGCCGACGAATGTACTCGCGGTGTCACACCGAAAGACTTTGGTCCTGGTTGCCGTTGGATTACTGGCCCCTCTTTTCTCATGGATCCGTCCTATGTTGCAGAGCCATTTGACCATCGCGCCACTAAACCTTCTGAAAAGGAAGACGATGAAACACTGACCATCAGCATTGAGCATCTGGATGTCGCGCCATATTGCTGCCACCCGAAGGCAGCCGCCGTATCTAAGCTCATATCCCACGCCACGGAACTAAGCATTCTGAAACGCGAAGTTGCCCAGCTGGTGCGACACGATCCGGCCACGCAAGCGGAGCCGACCGTTGGAGAGCTTGCAGAAGCCCTTCGTGTGTGCTTGCTGGTCTCCCAAAGTGAAGTTTTCGTGCGCGAGTGCAAGGCCCTTCTTAACGGAACCGAAATTCCTCGAAATTCAGTGCTGCGGCGTGTTGGCCCATACATCGATCCGGATTGTGGCTTAATGAAAGTGGACGGAAGGTTGGAGCACGCCGAACTCCCGGCGCGCACTCGTCACCCAACTATAATTGCACCGAACCACCCGATGACCAGGTTAATCATAGAAGATTGTCACCAAAAAGTGCGGCACTCCGGCGTTGAGCACACCTTAAGCATCTTGCGCGAGCAATATTATCTCCCCAGGGTCGCAGGGCCATCCGTCGGGCATTGA
- the LOC123467332 gene encoding LOW QUALITY PROTEIN: uncharacterized protein LOC123467332 (The sequence of the model RefSeq protein was modified relative to this genomic sequence to represent the inferred CDS: deleted 1 base in 1 codon) yields the protein CREETFHLSLTIKLTVPTLSILDFGCYSDYPVEKISFPPSATSTASSFPEANHERKGATKTLFRRKGGRQLSSSLRLNLSEQFRRCETPISPILQTPTQRPTREETENPFAAPSPVVHRVFVDETLSPEVLNMIKPFKGSSADDARDWVLTIEDVGRAQGWRAQTHRRAAVSKLVGGAYDWHVVDGCSLPLWEGWRAAFLKMFVKELTLEQWTHMVESRTRLPFETGLEYSLAKRRICMKCPVPLTPLQVIQRMVFGLNSPAYKAAVLSNNPTSVEYYFDLIRRLDEASLGEIEDQSASERGLAETLLPTEAGSASNRNTFVNNMVREITLRLPRDMSHPPPTAHKKSQACSTCGLTGHVTWHCPETRENLGAIPKTSVNTGNFRADS from the exons TGCAGGGAGGAAACTTTTCATTTGTCGCTTACTATAAAATTGACAGTGCCTACCCTGTCAATTTTGGATTTTGGATGCTACAGTGATTACCCTGTAGAA AAAATCTCGTTCCCCCCCTCCGCTACCTCCACGGCAAGTTCG TTCCCCGAAGCAAACCACGAAAGAAAAGGGGCAACAAAAACTCTGTTTAGAAGGAAAGGGGGGCGCCAATTATCGTCAAGCCTGCGTCTAAACCTAAGCGAGCAGTTCCGCCGATGCGAAACGCCGATTTCGCCCATACTTCAAACACCCACTCAACGGCCGACAAGAGAAGAAACAGAGAACCCATTCGCAGCTCCAAGCCCTGTCGTCCATCGCGTATTCGTAGACGAAACTCTCTCGCCGGAAGTGCTAAATATGATTAAGCCGTTCAAAGGTTCATCAGCGGATGACGCAAGGGATTGGGTGCTCACCATCGAAGACGTAGGAAGAGCTCAAGGTTGGCGTGCTCAAACACACAGGAGGGCGGCGGTCTCAAAATTAGTTGGGGGGGCGTACGACTGGCATGTGGTAGATGGATGCAGCCTACCGTTGTGGGAAGGCTGGCGGgcagcatttttaaaaatgttcgtTAAAGAACTGACCCTGGAACAATGGACCCATATGGTAGAGAGTAGGACGCGCCTCCCCTTTGAGACAGGGCTGGAATATTCGCTGGCAAAAAGGCGAATTTGCATGAAATGCCCCGTACCCCTAACGCCATTGCAAGTTATTCAGAGGATGGTTTTTGGTCTCAACAGCCCGGCTTATAAAGCGGCCGTGCTGTCCAACAACCCGACGTCGGTCGAATATTACTTCGACCTCATCCGCCGCTTAGATGAAGCATCCCTGGGAGAAATCGAAGACCAGAGCGCGTCAGAAAGGGGTTTGGCCGAAACTTTACTCCCAACAGAGGCGGGAAGCGCTAGTAACCGTAACACCTTTGTAAATAACATGGTAAGGGAGATCACGCTTAGACTACCAAGAGACATGTCACACCCCCCTCCTACAGCACACAAGAAATCGCAAGCTTGCTCTACGTGTGGACTAACTGGTCACGTGACCTGGCACTGTCCCGAAACGAGGGAAAATTTGGGAGCTATCCCAAAAACAAGCGTGAACACGGGAAACTTCAGGGCCGACTCATAG
- the LOC116935699 gene encoding uncharacterized protein LOC116935699: MIDTGACISTIDLNFAQQLHGSIHPWEGEPLVGFTEEEARPIGTTNVTVFFGNSVCNITAAVMLKSPFPVVLSKGWVDSAQPVFTYEDDKLAILPPLPRTNNLEGSVRRKGPKPPTAKHLSTIAESPEEEEENLPHRGRLLRRHVRPSPDIRDEAPTRPRSIALLVSRDVVIPPHSVARVSGKLISNESGDLVLQPFLYCGVEGEFVSPRCAVKIDGGKTEIEVTNIGRSPVLLRQGQELNSIDEGENVTIVALRDHTFQPPTTPAMEDNELGVTLDDSLDGSQRRRLLAILSKHKHHFRKKTDVEEVPREKLLNHVINTGNSRPLSVAPRRISQKENMVVNEHVQEMRKSGVIQPSDSPWSSQVVLVKKKDGSIRFCVDYRRLNQATTRDVYPLPRIDEILDSLNGASFFSTIDLYRGYWQVPVNKSDVKKTAFVTRDGLFEFKRMPFGLSNAPATFQRLMDQVLASHKWLHCLVYLDDVLVYSRDFDSHCERLDLVLTALGDAGLCLNASKCSFGRREVVYLGHKVSGEGISPDPQKSAAISQHPPPTNVKELKQFLGLASYYRKFIRGFSTVAHPLISMLKKGMEFVGHEPQKLSFKHLVDALSSPSTLVHFDETAELFLKTDASYAGLGAVLTQKKDGVEKVVSFLSRRLLTNEANWASNDLECFAVVWAIKKLRPYLYGREFTVYSDNVTAVSLLRKKDLTGKFARWVMDLAEYDFKILHCTGPSNVVADALSRSPTTSTCPDTHHASLEDVCELCLKGVSFGEGVSDLVVGRATDKSSLRCPSFPQDSHIIKCNFGGDFQPRVGILAPPKLSCFSPTKIYLEELSLAQHADRTFKAAIDRLQGRSPQTQDVFRLKKQVLYRRNKRKSGHSWLLCVPKFLRGQVARACHVDPSSGHGGQTKTIERILQRFWWPGATKTARRLTRSCHFCQSRKVQRRRPAGLLNPIPPPWQPFTRWSLDHMGPFPITRAGNRYIIVAVDYFSKLVLAQPVPSCAAGPSITFLNDWVINRHGVPHHIVSDQGSAFTSAAWRDTLSSLGIIHTLATTERPQTNGLVERQNAVIMDKLVAFVDKKESWDEGLQSSVFAINTDVHTATKFSPFEVIFGFPARLPVETDFPWPEDSDPETRRDHIWSQVRENVIADQARQKTNHDAKHRKAEEYKPGDLVTVRRKQVKKGLCRKFSQRNIGPFQIVRKLGPSTFEVEDLPSRRTATRWRVFNAHVAQMNRYVTKQGTDTESSSQASPEETDSSSSHSSARSLDEHFSSASDSSSNEESSSSHSPSVSSDSASNEESLSSRSPSVSSVSGPSPQRLSPSSDSSSSSSSFPSRNNASPEPRSSLDGLQSPSASGRSVSEAVPLSPTIPLGLGDLVWAYIPGYPLWPALITQDPVSSVHTKTKSVGRTKIRFFHVEFYADNGARSWLSAKMLFHFSGGVEELLAGNGEFCKHVQTKSKSLCPITYTTSSPLTFPSTPINATLV; the protein is encoded by the exons ATGATCGACACGGGCGCGTGTATTTCAACTATTGATCTTAATTTTGCACAACAATTGCACGGGTCCATTCACCCATGGGAGGGAGAACCTTTAGTGGGTTTCACAGAGGAGGAAGCCCGGCCGATAGGCACAACCAACGTTACCGTTTTTTTTGGAAACTCTGTGTGCAACATAACGGCGGCCGTCATGCTGAAATCTCCGTTCCCTGTCGTCCTGTCGAAAGGGTGGGTCGACTCTGCTCAACCGGTCTTCACGTATGAAGACGATAAACTCGCAATcctcccccccctcccccgtACAAACAATTTGGAAGGGTCAGTCCGCCGGAAGGGCCCAAAACCTCCCACAGCTAAGCACCTCAGCACTATCGCAGAGTCTccggaagaggaagaagagaatcTACCACACCGTGGTCGCCTTTTGCGTCGCCACGTGCGTCCCTCTCCGGATATTCGAGACGAAGCGCCGACTCGTCCCAGATCGATAGCATTACTAGTGTCGAGGGACGTCGTAATACCTCCCCATTCCGTCGCGAGAGTTTCCGGAAAACTTATTTCGAACGAATCCGGAGACTTGGTTTTGCAACCTTTTCTCTATTGCGGCGTCGAGGGAGAATTTGTGAGTCCAAGGTGCGCCGTCAAAATCGATGGGGGAAAAACCGAAATCGAGGTAACAAATATAGGACGTTCACCAGTATTACTGAGGCAAGGGCAGGAACTGAATTCGATCGACGAGGGGGAAAACGTAACCATCGTAGCGTTGCGTGATCATACCTTCCAACCCCCCACAACGCCAGCCATGGAAGACAACGAGCTTGGGGTAACACTGGATGACTCCCTTGACGGGAGCCAAAGACGGAGACTATTAGCGATCCTTTCAAAGCACAAACACCACTTTCGAAAAAAAACGGATGTCGAGGAGGTTCCGCGTGAGAAACTGCTGAACCACGTCATCAATACAGGAAACAGTAGACCCCTGTCCGTAGCCCCACGTAGAATTTCACAAAAAGAGAATATGGTCGTAAACGAACACGTCCAAGAAATGCGGAAGAGTGGCGTCATTCAGCCTTCGGACAGCCCGTGGTCCTCGCAGGTCGTCCTGGTCAAGAAGAAAGACGGATCTATTCGATTCTGCGTAGACTATAGGAGGCTCAATCAGGCTACCACTCGTGACGTGTACCCGCTCCCGCGGATCGACGAAATCCTAGACAGTCTGAACGGAGCGTCCTTCTTTTCTACCATAGACTTGTACAGGGGCTATTGGCAAGTCCCAGTCAATAAAAGCGACGTCAAGAAAACAGCTTTCGTCACCCGGGATGGGCTTTTCGAGTTCAAGCGTATGCCGTTCGGGCTTTCCAATGCACCCGCCACGTTTCAGCGCTTGATGGATCAGGTTCTGGCTTCACACAAATGGCTGCATTGCCTCGTATACCTCGACGACGTGCTAGTTTACTCAAGGGACTTTGACTCCCATTGCGAACGCCTAGACCTCGTGCTGACAGCCTTGGGGGATGCGGGTTTGTGTCTCAATGCGTCGAAGTGTTCGTTCGGTCGTCGCGAGGTTGTTTACTTGGGCCACAAAGTAAGTGGGGAGGGAATTTCGCCGGACCCACAAAAGTCAGCGGCAATCTCACAGCATCCACCACCCACCAACGTCAAGGAACTCAAGCAGTTTTTGGGCCTGGCATCCTATTACCGGAAGTTTATCCGTGGGTTTTCTACCGTAGCGCACCCGCTTATATCTATGCTAAAAAAGGGAATGGAATTCGTTGGGCACGAACCGCAGAAACTTTCTTTTAAACATCTAGTCGACGCCCTCAGCTCTCCTTCAACCTTGGTTCATTTTGACGAAACGGCCGAACTGTTTCTCAAGACCGACGCAAGCTACGCTGGGTTGGGTGCCGTTCTGACACAAAAGAAAGATGGGGTAGAAAAAGTCGTCAGCTTCCTCAGTAGGAGACTCCTCACGAACGAGGCAAACTGGGCGTCCAACGACTTAGAGTGCTTCGCCGTAGTATGGGCCATAAAGAAACTCAGGCCGTATCTGTACGGTAGGGAATTCACGGTCTACAGTGACAATGTAACAGCAGTGTCACTGTTGAGGAAAAAGGACCTCACGGGTAAATTTGCACGCTGGGTCATGGACCTGGCCGAGTAcgatttcaaaattttgcaCTGCACCGGTCCGTCTAACGTAGTTGCGGACGCACTTTCCCGATCCCCTACAACTTCCACCTGTCCCGATACACACCACGCTTCCTTGGAAGATGTTTGCGAGCTTTGCTTAAAGGGAGTCTCTTTTGGGGAGGGGGTTTCCGATTTGGTTGTGGGAAGGGCCACAGACAAAAGTTCTCTTCGGTGCCCCAGTTTCCCTCAGGATAGCCACATTATCAAGTGTAATTTTGGGGGTGATTTTCAGCCAAGAGTTGGTATCCTAGCCCCTCCAAAACTGTCCTGTTTTTCCCCTACCAAAATTTACCTCGAAGAATTGTCGCTGGCGCAACATGCAGATCGTACTTTTAAGGCTGCCATCGACAGGCTACAAGGAAGATCCCCGCAAACCCAAGACGTTTTCCGACTTAAAAAGCAAGTCCTGTATCGACGGAACAAAAGGAAAAGCGGGCATTCATGGCTCCTTTGCGTACCCAAGTTTTTAAGAGGCCAGGTCGCGAGGGCTTGTCATGTTGATCCTTCGAGTGGCCACGGAGgccaaacaaaaactataGAAAGAATCCTACAACGGTTTTGGTGGCCAGGTGCTACAAAAACAGCCCGACGACTGACGCGTAGCTGCCATTTCTGCCAATCGAGGAAAGTCCAACGTAGACGACCAGCGGGCCTACTGAACCCCATTCCCCCGCCTTGGCAACCATTCACGAGGTGGAGTCTGGATCACATGGGGCCATTTCCAATCACTCGAGCGGGAAACCGGTACATCATTGTGGCCGTAGATTACTTCTCTAAACTAGTTCTCGCCCAACCAGTTCCGTCCTGTGCGGCAGGACCCAGCATTACATTCCTAAATGATTGGGTTATCAACCGCCATGGGGTCCCGCATCACATCGTATCCGACCAAGGCTCCGCCTTTACTTCAGCAGCCTGGCGTGATACGCTCTCATCACTAGGGATAATACACACGCTAGCGACCACGGAACGGCCGCAAACCAATGGCTTGGTAGAACGGCAGAACGCCGTCATAATGGACAAACTCGTGGCGTTCGTAGACAAGAAGGAAAGCTGGGACGAAGGCCTCCAAAGTTCAGTCTTTGCAATCAACACCGACGTCCATACAGCCACGAAATTCTCTCCGTTTGAAGTCATATTTGGCTTCCCGGCACGCCTACCAGTCGAAACTGACTTCCCTTGGCCCGAAGATAGTGACCCGGAAACCCGGAGAGACCACATCTGGAGCCAAGTGAGAGAAAATGTCATCGCGGACCAAGCGCGGCAGAAAACAAACCACGATGCAAAACACAGAAAAGCGGAAGAATACAAACCAGGCGATCTCGTGACGGTGCGGCGGAAGCAGGTGAAAAAGGGGTTGTGCAGGAAGTTCTCCCAGCGCAACATCGGTCCCTTCCAAATCGTGCGGAAGCTTGGCCCAAGTACCTTCGAGGTGGAAGACCTTCCATCCCGCCGTACGGCCACCAGGTGGCGAGTGTTCAATGCCCATGTAGCCCAGATGAACCGCTACGTCACCAAACAAGGCACAGACACGGAATCATCCAGCCAAGCAAGCCCGGAGGAGACGGATTCATCGTCCTCCCACTCATCGGCCCGGTCGTTAGACGAGCATTTTTCGTCAGCCAGCGACTCATCATCTAACGAGGAATCGTCGTCTTCCCATTCGCCCTCGGTTTCAAGCGACTCGGCATCTAACGAAGAATCGTTGTCTTCCCGTTCGCCCTCTGTTTCAAGCGTTTCCGGACCGTCTCCACAGCGTTTGTCTCCGTCATCTGATTCGTCCTCGTCGTCTTCATCGTTCCCCTCACGGAACAACGCGAGCCCGGAACCAAGAAGCTCGTTGGATGGCCTCCAGTCGCCGTCGGCTTCCGGTAGGAGCGTCTCTGAAGCTGTCCCGCTTTCCCCAACGATTCCACTCGGTCTCGGAGATTTAGTTTGGGCGTACATCCCAGGCTACCCACTATGGCCAGCACTCATCACCCAAGACCCTGTCTCCTCCGTACACACCAAAACGAAGTCCGTCGGAAGAACCAAAATTCGGTTTTTCCATGTTGAGTTCTACGCGGACAACGGAGCACGGAGTTGGCTGTCGGCCAAAATGTTGTTCCATTTCAGCGGGGGCGTAGAAGAACTACTGGCAGGAAACGGCGAATTCTGCAAGCACGTCCAAACTAAGAGCAAG TCACTTTGCCCCATCACCTACACCACCTCATCCCCACTGACTTTCCCTTCTACACCAATCAACGCCACTCTGGTGTAA
- the LOC123467331 gene encoding carboxypeptidase A1-like, whose translation MAQRIAIFNGEKAIDVDNYHTYEEVMAYLAELANTNPLVSTKVGGTSEEGRDIVQAIISSGLSANKPVHFFDCNIHAREWITAATCVWIIDQITTGYGSDPEITSLVDQYDWKFVPIANPDGYAYTWNTDRNWRKNRLVNNESTFVGVDANRNFPIGFAGSGSSSDPCSGTYHGIAAFSEREASALRDLIAADRGRVKTTISMHSYSQMFLSPYGYTTNLPAEYPEMFRAMNIAVNALTSTYGTPYTYGNTAVTIYIASGDTTDHYYESEGVDHSYTIELRDSGTYGFQLPPDQIVPTATETWNGLKAMINAI comes from the exons ATGGCACAACGCATTGCAATCTTTAACGGTGAAAAGGCTATTGATGTCGATAATTATCACACGTACGAAGAG GTGATGGCCTATTTAGCCGAATTGGCTAACACCAACCCATTAGTTTCAACAAAGGTTGGAGGAACAAGCGAAGAAGGTCGTGATATCGTCCAAGCGATTATTAGCAGTGGTCTTTCAGCAAACAAACCGGTCCACTTTTTCGATTGCAATATCCATGCTAGAGAGTGGATTACAGCGGCTACTTGCGTGTGGATCATCGACCAg ATAACAACTGGATATGGTTCCGATCCGGAGATTACTTCGCTCGTTGACCAGTACGATTGGAAATTTGTTCCTATTGCCAATCCAGATGGATACGCCTATACTTGGAATACT GATCGCAATTGGAGGAAGAATCGTCTTGTTAACAATGAATCGACGTTCGTCGGTGTCGATGctaaccgcaattttccgATCGGTTTTGCTGGATCTGGTTCCTCCAGCGATCCCTGTTCAGGAA CTTATCATGGAATTGCCGCATTCTCCGAGCGCGAGGCCAGCGCACTTAGA GACTTGATTGCCGCTGATCGTGGCAGAGTTAAAACAACTATCTCTATGCATTCTTATTCACAAATGTTTCTTTCACCTTACGGCTACACCACCAATTTACCTGCGGAATATCCTGAGATG ttCCGTGCCATGAATATCGCTGTGAATGCGTTAACATCCACGTACGGGACACCCTATACCTACGGAAATACCGCTGTTACCATTT ACATAGCATCTGGTGACACCACGGATCATTACTACGAGAGCGAAGGGGTTGATCATTCATACACTATAGAACTTCGAGACTCGGGTACTTATGGTTTCCAATTACCGCCCGATCAAATTGTTCCAACGGCCACCGAAACCTGGAATGGATTGAAAGCAATGATCAATGCTATTTGA